Proteins co-encoded in one Eremothecium sinecaudum strain ATCC 58844 chromosome VI, complete sequence genomic window:
- the NIP1 gene encoding translation initiation factor eIF3 core subunit c (Syntenic homolog of Ashbya gossypii AGL344C; Syntenic homolog of Saccharomyces cerevisiae YMR309C (NIP1)) produces the protein MSRFFSRGYHYDSATSSEEEEFMSSSEDDLVASSSSNDEVESEDSFFNDSESDFGETDDDDSDSKPYGPDWFKKPQFRKGGATGASRFLKGNDSGSDNSDGEESKKVVRSAKDKLLDEMTASYSKIDAADLTQDWVTILAEFENINRLVVKAQQQNFGTPNVFVRVLAQVEDLVNANAQANIKHKVAAKAFNTVRQRLRKAARENEELLAKFREDPASFEKEANADVQTNDMDVPVLGRRNADGEHVKVAHSDFYSALRMVIESRGKKGTDIQAQIRTMEELVDIAQTPYESIIVYLNLIPIRFDATSNLTYQPLDQWKAIHANVSDLLTTLEANIDSYHVTEIAPRNEFIEEEPQPNENGIREILGSVFSFVERLDDEFNKFLLHTDPHWSDYFERLKYEQVIYNLIVRAQLYLEKVLLERVQPDHVGKYMARVFIRRLNHIYYKKAKHVAIIESNAWKSLPNDCSKIIKYSSDPEYTSNLIDRLCTHVAASPDHLLKKRAILYHIYYFALNNEFTKAKEMLVQSSVRNSINSLDPSIQILFNRVIVQLGIAAFKLCLVEDCHEILNEVSTAPHLRDILGQQSLLRASSNVGNNNNTLLSTDQVCLPFHQHINLDFIDSVYMTCSLLIEIPHMAAYYSGVKVRRLPFSQKSIRRALEYYEKSNFRGPPETMRDHMVHAAKAMQKGNWAQCIQYLKSLSTWSLLGENADEVFMKLSERIQIESLKTYIFTYKRFYSKLSVPKLSDFFNLPQEQVVNVIESMCESFNIKGTLNETKEMLIFEKGDEITKLEEAVIKLKKDMKHRSDRLNNNIVQR, from the coding sequence ATGTCACGTTTTTTCTCTCGTGGGTATCACTATGATAGTGCTACATCAAGTGAAGAAGAGGAGTTTATGTCCTCTTCTGAGGATGACTTAGTTGCATCCTCTTCATCTAATGATGAAGTAGAATCCGAAGACTCCTTTTTCAATGATTCTGAGTCTGATTTTGGAGAGACCGATGATGACGACTCGGACAGTAAGCCATATGGGCCAGATTGGTTTAAGAAGCCTCAATTCCGTAAAGGTGGTGCTACAGGTGCTAGCCGTTTCCTAAAAGGTAATGACTCAGGATCCGATAACTCCGACGGTGAAGAAAGTAAAAAAGTTGTCAGATCTGCAAAGGACAAGCTTCTTGATGAGATGACTGCATCTTACAGTAAGATCGATGCTGCCGATTTGACTCAAGACTGGGTAACTATCCTTGCTGAATTTGAGAACATCAATAGACTAGTTGTGAAGGCACAACAGCAAAACTTCGGTACTCCAAATGTATTTGTAAGAGTGCTTGCTCAGGTTGAAGACCTTGTTAATGCGAATGCACAAGCTAACATCAAACATAAAGTGGCGGCTAAAGCTTTCAATACAGTGAGGCAGAGATTAAGGAAGGCTGCTCGCGAGAACGAGGAATTGTTGGCCAAGTTTAGGGAAGACCCTGCTTCTTTTGAGAAAGAAGCAAATGCTGATGTGCAAACTAATGACATGGATGTTCCTGTGcttggaagaagaaatgCAGATGGAGAGCATGTTAAAGTTGCACACTCTGATTTCTATAGTGCTTTGCGTATGGTCATCGAATCCAGAGGTAAAAAAGGTACCGACATTCAAGCTCAGATCAGGACTATGGAAGAACTCGTAGATATTGCTCAAACCCCATATGAGTCCATTATCGTTTACTTGAACTTGATACCTATTAGATTTGATGCCACCTCTAATTTGACCTATCAGCCATTGGATCAATGGAAGGCCATTCATGCTAATGTTTCTGATCTCCTCACTACATTGGAAGCAAACATTGACAGTTATCATGTTACTGAAATTGCTCCTCGTAACGAATTTATAGAAGAAGAGCCTCAACCTAACGAAAACGGTATTAGAGAGATATTGGGCTCAGTGTTTTCGTTTGTGGAACGTTTGGATGATGAATTTAACAAATTCCTGCTACATACTGATCCTCATTGGAGTGATTATTTTGAGCGTTTAAAGTATGAGCAAGTTATTTACAATTTGATTGTGCGTGCTCAATTATACTTAGAGAAGGTTCTATTAGAGCGTGTTCAACCAGATCATGTCGGTAAGTACATGGCACGCGTATTTATCCGGAGGTTAAACCATATTTACTACAAGAAGGCAAAACATGTTGCAATTATTGAAAGTAATGCCTGGAAATCACTACCAAATGATTGCTCCAAAATCATCAAGTATTCAAGTGACCCTGAATATACTTCCAACTTGATCGATAGGCTTTGTACCCATGTTGCAGCTTCACCAGATCACTTGTTGAAAAAGCGTGCCATTCTGTACCACATCTATTACTTTGCATTGAACAATGAGTTTACCAAGGCTAAAGAAATGCTGGTGCAATCCAGCGTCAGAAATTCCATTAATTCTCTGGACCCATCTATACAAATCTTATTCAATAGAGTCATTGTTCAATTGGGTATTGCTGCATTTAAGTTATGTTTAGTGGAAGACTGTCATGAAATTTTGAATGAAGTGTCTACAGCTCCCCATCTGAGAGATATTTTGGGCCAACAATCCTTGCTAAGAGCATCCAGCAATGTCGGTAACAACAATAACACTCTCTTATCCACTGACCAAGTATGCCTTCCATTCCACCAGCACATTAATCTAGACTTTATTGATTCCGTATACATGACTTGTTCTCTGTTGATTGAAATTCCACATATGGCTGCATACTATTCCGGTGTTAAGGTTAGAAGGCTTCCATTTTCGCAGAAATCCATCCGTCGTGCATTAGAATATTACGAAAAGTCTAACTTCCGAGGCCCTCCAGAGACTATGAGGGATCATATGGTCCACGCTGCGAAGGCAATGCAAAAGGGTAACTGGGCTCAATGTATTCAATACTTGAAAAGTTTATCCACTTGGTCGTTGTTAGGTGAAAACGCTGATGAAGTCTTCATGAAGTTAAGTGAAAGAATTCAAATTGAATCTTTAAAGACTTACATTTTCACTTACAAAAGATTCTACAGTAAACTATCAGTTCCTAAGTTATCAGATTTCTTCAACTTACCTCAGGAACAGGTTGTCAATGTTATTGAATCGATGTGTGAATCCTTTAATATCAAGGGAACTTTGAATGAAACCAAGGAAATGCTTATCTTTGAAAAGGGTGATGAGATTACTAAATTAGAAGAAGCTGTAATCAAGTTGAAGAAAGATATGAAACACAGAAGTGATCGTTTGAACAATAATATTGTCCAACGCTAA
- a CDS encoding HFR121Cp (Syntenic homolog of Ashbya gossypii AGL345W; Syntenic homolog of Ashbya gossypii NOHBY721; No homolog in Saccharomyces cerevisiae; Syntenic homolog of Saccharomyces kluyveri SAKL0H00726g) — MTDLDSRWVSTKEKSDQTQLRIYGMPLEYTTPCIPENGGKNWIESAKRKVEEADLDENDDEEEDEDGEEVFSRLNSLSDSEDGIFNLSKVLISPSDDRSAQQQIMNPQQPLVTMPAGTRQRLLQSVNPVNQHQRQDSGNSATTTASSGFEVDLEPLYALGSTNSTFQEQQKPLSTEYPLLQNLTYNNAFSLQEGDTANQPTNHVGSAINWNAGIFDNWCNSIDTEVSEPYQQQQQQQQQQRQQQQQQQQQQQQQQQQQQQQQQQQQQQQQQQLQQQQLQQQQLQQQQLQNTHTRSRSQDTILQCHGSLRQKKQLQQQIQQIQHQIQQQQQVLNKVTPVSSINSSPHGAGQGFKRSRSICSGMLPNDSPAAMGYGNSMSFPQAMGGSMGRILNHSGSISSISSSASDASGIGSAYNAKNSLMSNHNGTTNRVPYTSLKDMNGTHSTLSHVNGVSSTHGNHHPAIYKYVAQAQLSMQCDTTKVEMENKSEWVPVSPMTPECMSHIISKLQEKNVALDTAYEVFELFPQQKYLSKKLEILALEFEPYFAKLRSADETAALLSEDAVTLNKWVWLNQRKKRCPGQLKQFPRYTVRSPKGKSKWPYEIEVRTSSGYNDFTAGTSPESKLTHSDFLLLRLRHMNLLRESDDRKRKSKYYEFIEGKMKRPLNSFMLYRSSLMKALSILKVVKIVSDLVIVVQKEFPSLDEYAILDLLLETAKFRRDMNFQELPEISRLSEIIDQELYRPCDTRLSGLSSINQSGHARVPVDPKFSNHTVLAQVITLMWNSELNHCREEFVKFSKVEKNHHHLVYPKYKYCPVKKLKLEELEHNLALPP; from the coding sequence ATGACTGATCTGGATAGCCGGTGGGTTAGTACGAAGGAGAAAAGTGATCAGACCCAACTTAGGATATATGGGATGCCATTAGAATACACTACACCTTGTATCCCAGAGAATGGAGGGAAAAACTGGATCGAATCGGCTAAACGTAAAGTAGAAGAAGCTGATCTGGACGAGaatgatgatgaggaagaagacgaagatGGTGAGGAGGTTTTTTCGCGATTGAACTCGCTTTCTGATAGTGAAGATGGTATATTCAATCTGTCGAAGGTGCTTATATCACCCAGTGATGATCGATCAGCACAACAACAGATTATGAATCCACAGCAGCCGCTGGTTACGATGCCTGCTGGGACTCGTCAAAGGCTTTTGCAGTCTGTAAACCCGGTAAATCAACACCAGCGGCAGGACAGCGGTAACAGTGCTACGACTACCGCCAGCAGTGGATTTGAAGTTGATCTCGAACCGCTATATGCGCTTGGAAGTACAAACAGTACTTTTCAAGAACAACAGAAGCCATTGTCTACTGAATACCCTTTATTACAAAATCTTACATATAACAACGCCTTTTCTCTCCAGGAGGGAGACACTGCGAACCAGCCTACAAACCATGTCGGATCCGCCATAAATTGGAACGCGGGAATTTTTGACAATTGGTGCAATTCTATCGACACCGAAGTATCGGAACCCtaccaacaacagcagcagcaacaacaacagcaacggcagcaacaacaacaacaacaacaacaacaacaacaacaacaacaacaacaacaacaacaacaacaacaacaacaacaacaacaacaacaacaactgcaacagcaacaactgcaacagcaacagctgcaacaacaacaactgCAGAATACACATACACGATCAAGATCGCAAGATACCATTTTGCAGTGCCATGGATCACTGCGACAGAAAAAACAGCTGCAGCAGCAAATCCAACAAATTCAGCATCAGAttcagcaacagcagcagGTTTTAAACAAAGTTACCCCGGTGTCATCTATTAATAGTTCTCCTCATGGAGCAGGTCAAGGATTCAAGAGATCGCGGTCTATTTGTTCAGGTATGCTTCCAAATGATTCTCCTGCTGCCATGGGATATGGTAATTCCATGTCATTTCCGCAAGCAATGGGAGGATCTATGGGTCGTATTTTGAATCATAGTGGCAGTATTAGCAGTATTAGCAGCAGCGCTAGTGATGCCAGCGGCATTGGGAGTGCCTACAATGCTAAAAATAGCTTAATGAGCAACCACAATGGCACTACTAATCGGGTACCTTACACTTCCTTAAAGGATATGAACGGTACACATAGTACCCTTTCGCATGTTAATGGTGTATCCAGTACACATGGAAACCACCATCCGGCAATTTACAAGTATGTTGCACAAGCGCAATTATCTATGCAATGTGATACAACCAAGGTAGAAATGGAGAACAAATCAGAATGGGTTCCAGTGTCTCCAATGACACCCGAATGCATGTCGCATATTATTTCGAAGTTGCAAGAGAAAAATGTGGCCTTAGATACTGCATACGAAGTGTTTGAACTTTTCCCTCAGCAGAAGTATTTGTCGAAAAAATTGGAAATCTTAGCGTTGGAATTTGAGCCATATTTTGCGAAGTTAAGAAGTGCGGATGAAACTGCAGCTTTGTTGTCCGAAGATGCAGTTACTCTTAACAAGTGGGTGTGGTTGAATCAGCGTAAAAAAAGATGCCCGGGACAATTGAAGCAATTCCCTCGTTATACTGTAAGATCACCTAAGGGTAAATCAAAATGGCCATACGAAATTGAAGTGCGAACATCATCTGGTTACAACGATTTTACGGCGGGTACATCTCCCGAATCGAAATTGACACATTCGGATTTCTTGCTTTTAAGACTACGTCATATGAACCTATTAAGGGAATCGGATGACAGAAAACGTAAAAGCAAGTATTATGAATTTATTGAAGGTAAAATGAAAAGGCCTCTTAACAGCTTCATGCTTTACAGGTCGTCCCTAATGAAAGCTTTGTCTATTTTGAAAGTTGTCAAGATAGTTAGCGATCTAGTGATAGTCGTCCAAAAAGAGTTTCCATCACTAGATGAATATGCTATTTTAGATCTGCTTTTAGAAACCGCTAAATTCCGTCGGGATATGAATTTCCAAGAATTACCTGAAATATCGAGGTTGTCTGAGATTATTGACCAGGAACTTTACCGGCCATGTGATACGAGATTAAGCGGACTTTCTAGCATTAACCAATCGGGACATGCGCGCGTCCCTGTAGACCCTAAATTTAGTAATCATACGGTTTTGGCACAGGTTATCACGCTGATGTGGAATTCAGAATTAAATCATTGTAGGGAAGAGTTTGTGAAATTTTCCAAAGTGGAGAAAAACCATCATCATTTGGTGTATCCAAAATACAAATACTGCCCTGTAAAGAAATTAAAACTGGAGGAATTAGAGCATAATTTAGCATTACCACCATGA
- the YOR1 gene encoding ATP-binding cassette transporter YOR1 (Syntenic homolog of Ashbya gossypii AGL346W; Syntenic homolog of Saccharomyces cerevisiae YGR281W (YOR1)) yields MKTEGYSNSVTETEALEYKEGDERFTVSAATDFLSKADEERISASGIYPQKRIFRAVHSKKIPPVPDPCERKVYPMRRANPLSRLFFFWLMPLLKVGYRRTLQPNDLWAIDPKMSVESNYRIFDKHLSKYVDEARNKYAKEHPDASWDEVVANAKLKDKVLIKALFWTFKWQYSRSIFYCVLGSMLGTIQPLLMKRIIEAINPANNSIGPGIGYVFASSIVLFTCGVLFNHFLHLSTISGTQAVAVLTKAVISKTLRLSGAARHKWSSGKIMSMLSTDSSRLEFGLAFQPFLFTFFPSLIITVIYLLLTVGPVALVGIGVFLVIVVSFVAVFHIMLKLRVAANTQTDARVTIVKDILNNMRVLKFYAWEDAYEESVKDKRENEIKYVKRMQYLRNFLDAATIAVPSFSAMTIFLVMYRVANDRRTAANMFSTLGAFNALSLQLFFLPIALNTAADCLESTRRIQAFLEAEEVPEGSAEDDVQLPSEKHPSSSSALTLVAASFEWPKYEDEQDNSSESSNSVMKKSEITYSTESLVDLSKSGFRGFHDLNLEIKKGELVFVAGAIGAGKTSLLNALAGLMTKTAGSLNVNGNVLFCGYPWVQNATVRENVTFGSPFDEERYKEVIRACSLRSDLDTFPGGDYTEIGERGITLSGGQKARINLARCVYKESDIYLFDDIFSAVDSRVGSHIMEECIIKRLHNKTRIIATHQIHLAKDASKIIFLDNDGSVEVGTIDELRASNSNFAKLLELSSVTKHDESEPKEKWQPFNLEDAKANTSSKLIKMKSAVSATDSLSMFDVHDDFEARGRLIEAEARGTNGIPFSVYKKYLLAGTNGKEFFMIPLLLILIVVTTFFSLFYSVWLSYWSDYRFSGRSDAFYMGLYFCFVMLNFIVSNCEFTMICYMGLNAAKNLNLKAFHRVLHTPASFIDTTPIGRILNRFTKDTETLDNESTIFLRLVIYQLTRILGVVVLCIVYMPWFAIAVPFLALAYVFIADHFQCSAREVKRLEATERSLVYNSLNEVLGGVDTIKAYHAEERFLKKTDYFYNKMCEASFPLVALQRWVAISIDFVATLFAFIIVLPCITRAVNVSPASVGVLLVYVLGLPSDFNTLLRTMTQLELNMNSAERIIEYATDIPQEAPYRIPELQPPDSWPESADINFSDVSFAYRPGLPLVLHDFSIQIRSGEKIGICGRTGAGKSSILSALYRLVELYKGTITIGGIDISKIGLYDLRSRLSIIPQDPVLFRGTIRKNLDPFSVHTDKELWDALIRSGAVDEADAQDTSPDALRHNKFHLDQPVSEDGGNFSVGERQYIALARTLVRRSKILILDEATSSVDFQTDAKIQALLVSQFADSTVLCIAHRLKTILFYDRILVLDQGRVAGLDTPINLYNENSIFHEMCERSGINADDIINAAA; encoded by the coding sequence ATGAAGACTGAAGGTTATAGTAATTCAGTTACCGAGACTGAAGCTCTCGAATATAAGGAAGGAGATGAACGTTTTACGGTAAGCGCTGCTACAGACTTCCTTAGTAAGGCTGATGAAGAAAGAATAAGTGCTTCAGGCATTTATCCTCAGAAACGGATTTTCAGGGCGGTGCATTCTAAGAAAATCCCGCCTGTACCAGATCCTTGTGAGAGGAAGGTATATCCAATGCGTCGTGCAAACCCGCTCTCTCGGTTGTTTTTCTTCTGGTTAATGCCCCTATTGAAGGTTGGCTACAGAAGGACATTGCAACCCAATGATTTGTGGGCAATTGACCCCAAGATGTCAGTAGAGTCCAATTACCGGATTTTTGACAAGCATTTATCGAAATATGTCGATGAAGCGCGTAATAAATATGCAAAAGAACACCCTGACGCATCTTGGGATGAGGTAGTAGCGAATGCAAAATTGAAGGATAAAGTTTTAATTAAAGCCCTATTTTGGACTTTCAAATGGCAGTATAGCCGTTCTATTTTTTACTGTGTTTTGGGTAGTATGTTAGGGACAATTCAGCCGCTACTTATGAAGCGTATTATAGAGGCGATCAACCCAGCTAACAATAGCATTGGGCCCGGGATAGGTTACGTTTTTGCATCGTCCATTGTTTTATTTACTTGTGGTGTGTTATTTAACCACTTTCTACATTTGTCTACGATTTCCGGTACGCAGGCAGTAGCTGTTTTAACGAAAGCGGTTATATCAAAAACCTTAAGATTGTCAGGAGCTGCTAGACATAAATGGTCTAGTGGAAAAATAATGTCAATGCTTAGTACCGATAGTTCACGGCTTGAATTTGGACTTGCATTCCAGCCGTTTTTATTCACTTTTTTCCCTAGTTTAATAATAACCGTGATCTATCTGTTATTGACTGTGGGACCGGTAGCTCTTGTTGGTATTGGAGTATTTTTGGTAATTGTAGTTTCCTTTGTTGCAGTGTTTCATATCATGCTGAAATTAAGAGTTGCCGCTAATACACAGACGGATGCGCGTGTTACAATTGTGAAGGATATTCTTAACAACATGCGTGTGTTAAAGTTCTACGCATGGGAAGACGCTTACGAGGAAAGTGTAAAAGATAAGAGAGAAAACGAGATAAAATACGTTAAGCGGATGCAGTACTTGAGAAATTTTCTGGATGCTGCAACAATTGCGGTACCAAGTTTTTCTGCCATGACAATCTTCTTGGTCATGTATAGAGTAGCCAATGATAGAAGAACAGCTGCGAATATGTTTTCGACTTTAGGTGCTTTCAATGCATTAAGTTTACAGCTATTTTTTTTGCCAATTGCGCTTAACACGGCAGCAGACTGTCTTGAATCTACAAGGCGTATCCAAGCCTTCCTGGAAGCTGAGGAGGTACCGGAAGGGAGTGCCGAAGATGATGTACAACTGCCTAGTGAAAAACATCCATCCTCTTCAAGTGCTTTGACGCTTGTTGCTGCTTCATTTGAATGGCCAAAATATGAAGATGAACAGGATAACTCATCTGAAAGTAGTAATTCCGTTATGAAAAAGTCAGAGATTACTTATTCAACAGAAAGTTTAGTAGATCTTTCTAAAAGTGGATTCCGTGGCTTTCATGATCTTAATTTGGAAATAAAGAAGGGTGAGCTAGTCTTCGTGGCTGGTGCTATTGGGGCAGGTAAGACCTCATTGTTGAATGCTCTAGCAGGGTTAATGACAAAAACAGCAGGATCACTTAATGTGAACGGTAATGTCCTATTCTGTGGCTACCCATGGGTTCAAAATGCAACTGTCCGTGAAAATGTTACTTTCGGCTCACCCTTTGACGAAGAACGGTATAAAGAAGTAATCAGAGCTTGTTCTTTGCGGAGCGATCTGGATACTTTTCCGGGAGGAGATTATACTGAAATTGGTGAGAGAGGAATAACATTATCTGGTGGTCAAAAGGCCCGTATTAATTTGGCAAGATGTGTCTACAAGGAAAGCGACATATATTTATTTGATGACATTTTCAGCGCGGTAGACTCACGCGTTGGTTCTCATATCATGGAAGAATGTATCATAAAAAGACTTCACAATAAGACTAGGATCATAGCGACGCATCAAATACATTTAGCAAAGGACGCGTCTAAGATAATATTTCTTGACAACGATGGCTCGGTTGAAGTTGGTACTATAGATGAGCTAAGAGCTTCTAACTCAAATTTTGCCAAATTGTTAGAACTATCTTCGGTTACCAAACATGATGAAAGTGAGCCCAAAGAAAAATGGCAACCTTTCAATTTAGAGGACGCGAAGGCAAATACCAGTAGCAAACTAATAAAAATGAAGTCAGCAGTCTCGGCTACTGACAGTTTATCAATGTTTGATGTTCACGACGATTTCGAAGCCAGGGGACGTTTAATTGAAGCGGAGGCTCGAGGAACGAACGGCATTCCATTCAGCGTTTATAAAAAGTACCTATTAGCTGGTACAAACGGCAAAGAGTTTTTTATGATACCATTGTTACTGATACTAATTGTTGTTACTACTTTCTTTTCCTTATTCTATTCCGTGTGGTTATCATACTGGTCCGATTACAGGTTTAGTGGACGTTCGGATGCTTTTTACATGGGATTATACTTCTGCTTTGTGATGTTAAACTTTATCGTATCAAATTGTGAATTTACTATGATCTGTTACATGGGACTGAATGCAGCTAAAAATCTGAATCTAAAAGCTTTTCACAGAGTTCTACACACCCCTGCTAGTTTTATAGATACAACTCCTATTGGGCGTATCCTAAATCGTTTCACAAAGGATACCGAGACCTTGGATAACGAAAGCACAATTTTCTTACGTCTAGTCATTTACCAGTTAACAAGGATTCTAGGTGTTGTGGTCTTATGTATAGTTTACATGCCATGGTTTGCCATAGCCGTCCCGTTCCTTGCATTAGCCTATGTGTTCATAGCAGATCACTTCCAGTGCTCTGCCCGAGAAGTTAAGAGGCTAGAAGCTACCGAGCGATCACTAGTGTACAACAGTCTGAATGAAGTCTTAGGTGGTGTGGACACGATCAAGGCATATCATGCAGAGGAGCGCTTCCTAAAAAAAACGGACTACTTTTACAATAAGATGTGTGAAGCCAGTTTTCCATTAGTGGCTTTGCAACGTTGGGTCGCAATATCTATCGATTTCGTTGCAACTTTATTTGCATTTATTATTGTCCTCCCCTGTATTACGCGCGCCGTTAATGTCTCTCCCGCGTCAGTAGGAGTGCTATTAGTTTACGTGTTAGGCTTACCTTCAGACTTTAACACTTTGTTACGTACGATGACGCAGTTAGAGCTTAACATGAACAGCGCGGAACGTATCATCGAATATGCAACAGATATTCCTCAGGAAGCTCCTTATCGTATCCCTGAACTGCAGCCACCCGACTCCTGGCCTGAATCAGCGGACATTAACTTCTCAGATGTCTCGTTTGCGTATAGGCCCGGTTTGCCCCTTGTACTACATGACTTTTCGATCCAAATTAGAAGCGGGGAGAAGATTGGCATTTGCGGTCGTACCGGGGCAGGGAAGTCTTCAATACTTTCCGCCCTATATCGATTAGTCGAATTGTACAAAGGAACCATCACGATAGGTGGCATTGATATTAGTAAGATCGGCTTATACGACTTACGTAGCCGGCTTTCAATCATCCCGCAGGACCCTGTACTGTTCCGCGGAACTATCCGGAAAAATCTTGATCCGTTTTCCGTCCACACTGACAAAGAACTATGGGATGCCCTGATCCGTTCGGGCGCAGTGGACGAAGCAGATGCACAAGATACAAGCCCAGATGCTCTAAGGCACAACAAGTTCCATCTTGATCAGCCAGTCTCCGAGGACGGTGGTAACTTCTCTGTCGGGGAGCGTCAATACATTGCTCTCGCGCGCACTTTAGTTAGACGCTCAAAAATCCTTATTCTCGACGAGGCCACATCGTCCGTAGATTTTCAGACCGACGCTAAAATCCAGGCACTTTTGGTCTCACAATTCGCAGATTCCACGGTGCTCTGTATTGCCCACAGGCTCAAAACCATCCTTTTCTATGACCGAATTTTAGTGTTGGATCAGGGCCGGGTAGCGGGTCTTGACACGCCGATTAACCTATACAACGAAAATTCCATCTTCCACGAAATGTGCGAGCGCTCGGGCATTAATGCCGATGATATAATCAACGCAGCCGCCTAA